DNA sequence from the Arthrobacter crystallopoietes genome:
TGGCCCTCGGCAGATCCAGGTTCCCGGCGGCCATCGCCTCCACCGCGCCCGGCAAATGCTGGGACAGCTGAGCGGCGTCGGTGAGGTCTTTCTCCGCACTGCTGCGGGGCTGGGCCAGGGCCGCGGCGATCTCCGTCGCCGCGCAGGAGGAGAACCCGTGCGCGTTGCCGGTCTCGGCGCCTTCGGCCGGGCGCAGCTCGGTGAACCGGCTCAAGGCCTTCACCCGCCCGGACTGCAGCCACGCCACGGCCTTCGCGGAGGCCTGCAGGTAATCAATGGTCCCGGCATCATCCAGGCCGTCCGGATCAATCCGCTCCAGCACCCCGGCCAGCGCCGCCGGCGCCAGGTTCTCCCAGCCCTCCGGCAGGCCCGGCACCTCCGGCAGAACCGCAGCCGTCGCCAACGCCTGGGCAGCTTCCTCGGCCGCTTCGTCGAAGGGCTCGCCGAGGGACAGGTTTTCCTCGGCCCAGGCATCGAGCAGGAGCTTATGCAGCATTATTTCCAGCAACGAACGCCCCGCCAAACCGAGCGCCCGCAACGGGCCGTCCCGGTCCGGCTCCGGCGCCGGTATGAAATCAAACTGGAAATCTTCCATACACCTACCCTACGAACCCCCTCTGACAGTATGTGACCACGCGCACACCGCAGATGAGAAATCGCCAGAAAACTTTCCGACGGCTGTGCTTGCCTTAGCAGACAAGGCTGACCAGGGCGACGTAATGCCCAAGGAATACGAAGCCGGCGGCGACGCGGTCGGCGGCAGGAGTGAGGAGCAGGCACGGTTTTGAGGTTATCCGAACTTCGGCGGGCCATGAACGTCAAGCCCGGGCATCGCCGTCGTTACTAGAGAACGAGTTCACTGAGAGGGAGCCGGAGGTATAGGCAGGGTCAGTGGAGCTTACTGGCGGAAGTTAAAGAGATGGCGCCGGCTGGTTGGAGGTTGGGGGAAAACTCCGACCGGCCGGCGCCGCATCACTCGCACCTTTATGAGGTAACTTCACAGTAGGCCTTGTACTTGATTGTTAGCCGGGAGCAACCTGTGAATTGCCTGAGTATGGGTTTCTAGACAGCTCGTTCCAGCACATAGTCGCGCAAAACCAAGCGGCCGGTAGGGAAGTTCATGCCGCCGACGGTCCGGAAGCCGTTCTTGGCGTAGAACTTCTGGGCGCGCACGTTTTCCTCGCTGACGGAGAGCCACACCGCGCGCGAGCCGTTTTCCGCCGCAGCGGACAGGGTGGCGTTCATGAGCTGATGGGACAGGCCGCTGCCGTGGGCGTCTGCCCGAATGTAGAACTTGCTCAGCATCGAGGTGGGCCGCAAAGTCAGAGCCGCCTGGACTTCGACATCCAGGGGAGGGGTGTGGATGAGCATGCTGTAGCCCACCAGTCTCCGGCTGACGCGAGTACTGGACGAGTCGCCTGGATCAGCATCCGGCTCTTCGACCACCATCACCGATCGTTCCGCATTAGCAACATAGCTGTTGAAGCGGGCCTCGGTAAGATGCTCTGCAATGTAGCCGCTGATGTCGTCCTCGGTCATGACCGGAGGGCACGCCAGCGGGAAAGTCGTCGCGGCCAGTTCGGCGAGGGCAGCGGCGTCGTCGACTGTGGCTTGGCGGATCCAAGCGTCGGCTGGCGGTGCGGGATTGGCAGTCGCTGATCCGGGGATGGTTGCAGCTGCCGCTGAAGCTAGTCCTGCCTCTGGATGGATCGAATTGTTCACGGAACAATCCTAAACGGGCGCTGACCCTCCGTTGTGATCACGCGCTGTACTCTGCCTTCACTGCGAGCACAGGGGCGTTGGCCTGCAGCAGGATCTGTTGGGCGCTGCTGCCCAGGAGGAATTTGCCCACGGAGCTGCGGTGGCGGATCCCAATGATGATCAGCGACGGATCCATTGCCTCGGCCGTGTCCAGAAGATCCCCAACGGCATCGC
Encoded proteins:
- a CDS encoding GNAT family N-acetyltransferase; translated protein: MNNSIHPEAGLASAAAATIPGSATANPAPPADAWIRQATVDDAAALAELAATTFPLACPPVMTEDDISGYIAEHLTEARFNSYVANAERSVMVVEEPDADPGDSSSTRVSRRLVGYSMLIHTPPLDVEVQAALTLRPTSMLSKFYIRADAHGSGLSHQLMNATLSAAAENGSRAVWLSVSEENVRAQKFYAKNGFRTVGGMNFPTGRLVLRDYVLERAV